From the genome of Gemmatimonadota bacterium, one region includes:
- a CDS encoding ATP-binding protein codes for MSAARLATTAPSVREQLRTQLADLKMPGALEAVDDILRRCDAGELAGGEAITRLLGAHIDLRNARRLQTAMRAARLPVIKTLADFDFTFQPSVKREQLESLHTLGFLERKENVVFLGPPGVGKTHLALSLAVRAAEHGRRVYFTTLADLLHALEDAQAAGRLPQRLRTLVFPSLMVIDEIGYLPITRTGAMLFFQLLARRYERASTILTSNKGFEDWGEIFGDEVMAAALIDRLVHHCHIVNIRGNSYRLRQHAELARRLHVPPPPTPSSPPERRGRRPDPMADLPG; via the coding sequence ATGAGCGCCGCCCGGCTGGCCACGACGGCCCCCTCGGTTCGCGAGCAGCTCCGCACGCAGCTCGCCGACCTCAAGATGCCCGGGGCGCTCGAGGCGGTGGACGACATCCTCCGGCGCTGCGATGCCGGCGAACTCGCGGGGGGCGAGGCCATAACGCGGCTCCTGGGCGCCCACATCGACCTGCGCAACGCCCGGCGGCTCCAGACGGCGATGCGGGCCGCGCGCCTCCCCGTGATCAAGACGCTCGCCGACTTCGACTTCACCTTCCAGCCGTCGGTCAAACGCGAGCAGCTCGAGAGCCTGCATACGTTAGGCTTCCTCGAGCGGAAGGAGAACGTCGTCTTCCTCGGACCGCCCGGTGTGGGCAAGACGCACCTCGCGCTGTCACTCGCCGTGCGCGCCGCCGAGCACGGCCGACGGGTCTACTTCACCACGCTGGCCGATCTGCTGCATGCCCTGGAAGATGCGCAGGCCGCGGGGCGCCTACCGCAGCGCCTGCGGACGCTCGTCTTCCCCAGCCTGATGGTGATCGACGAGATCGGCTACCTGCCCATCACCCGCACCGGGGCGATGCTCTTCTTCCAACTCCTCGCGCGGCGCTACGAGCGCGCCTCCACCATCCTCACCAGCAACAAGGGCTTCGAGGACTGGGGCGAGATCTTCGGCGACGAGGTCATGGCCGCGGCGCTCATCGACCGGCTCGTGCACCACTGTCACATCGTCAACATCCGCGGAAACAGCTATCGGCTGCGGCAACACGCCGAACTCGCCCGGCGGCTGCACGTCCCGCCGCCTCCCACCCCCTCCTCACCCCCCGAGCGACGCGGACGTCGCCCCGATCCCATGGCTGACCTGCCGGGCTAG
- a CDS encoding IS21 family transposase: MRLSQLLAEAGGDRLEAARRAGVGKSTMYRWLKQGLQEEPLAVIQARYRSRPRIVPKLAAFTALIQSRLAEYPDLSATRLFAECRAAGYTGGISQLRVFVAGLRLPPPPPVRFETVPGHQAQVDFAHCRLPWGVRYALVVVLGHSRLLWVQFYPRQDLRALEHGLSACFASWGGVPRELLFDQMRSVLTRDDRLTGGGLVTNLELARFARHYGARVKVCRPYRAQTKGKVERPIRYLRESFLYGRTFVSDADLNAQVLTWLDTVANVRVHGTTGWVPAERFATVEQPTLQPLPTSPYRTGLVALPARRDAPLAASPVPSVVVERRSLQDYAALGVGGAS; the protein is encoded by the coding sequence ATGCGCTTATCGCAGTTGCTGGCCGAGGCCGGAGGAGATCGCCTCGAGGCGGCCCGGCGGGCCGGTGTTGGGAAGAGCACGATGTACCGCTGGCTCAAACAGGGGCTCCAGGAGGAGCCGCTCGCCGTCATCCAGGCGCGCTACCGCTCGCGCCCCCGGATCGTCCCCAAGCTCGCGGCGTTCACGGCGTTGATTCAGTCCCGGCTCGCGGAGTACCCCGACCTGAGCGCCACGCGTCTCTTCGCCGAGTGCCGGGCCGCCGGCTACACCGGGGGGATCTCGCAGCTCCGCGTCTTTGTCGCGGGGCTCCGGCTGCCTCCACCGCCGCCCGTGCGCTTCGAGACGGTGCCGGGGCACCAGGCGCAGGTCGACTTCGCGCACTGTCGCTTGCCTTGGGGCGTGCGCTACGCGCTCGTCGTCGTGCTGGGCCACTCGCGGCTCTTGTGGGTGCAGTTCTATCCGCGGCAGGATCTCCGGGCGCTGGAGCATGGCTTGTCGGCCTGCTTCGCGAGTTGGGGCGGCGTGCCGCGTGAGCTGTTGTTCGACCAGATGCGGAGTGTGCTCACGCGCGATGATCGTCTCACGGGCGGCGGCCTCGTGACGAATCTCGAGCTCGCGCGCTTCGCCCGGCACTACGGCGCTCGCGTGAAGGTCTGCCGCCCGTACCGCGCCCAGACCAAGGGCAAGGTCGAGCGGCCGATCCGCTACCTGCGCGAGAGCTTCCTCTACGGCCGCACGTTCGTGAGCGATGCGGATCTCAACGCGCAGGTCCTCACCTGGCTCGACACGGTCGCCAATGTCCGCGTGCATGGCACGACGGGGTGGGTACCCGCCGAGCGGTTCGCGACCGTCGAGCAGCCGACGTTGCAGCCGCTGCCCACGAGTCCCTATCGCACCGGGCTGGTCGCGCTGCCCGCCCGACGCGACGCTCCCCTCGCGGCGTCGCCCGTGCCCAGCGTGGTCGTCGAGCGGCGGTCGCTGCAGGATTACGCGGCGTTAGGCGTCGGGGGTGCCTCATGA